In a genomic window of Struthio camelus isolate bStrCam1 chromosome 16, bStrCam1.hap1, whole genome shotgun sequence:
- the LIMK1 gene encoding LIM domain kinase 1 isoform X1, giving the protein MRLMLLCCTWRDEPMGEDEGTDLPVCASCGHGIYDGQYLQALNADWHADCFRCCECGASLSHQYYEKDGRLYCKKDYWARFGELCHGCSEQITKGLVMVAGEQKYHPECFSCLNCHVFIGDGDTYALVERSKLYCGHCYYQMVVTPVIEQILPDSPGSRIPHTVTLVSIPACSDGKRGFSVSIDQHCSSQGCASEHSHTVRVREVDPDCISPDMKNSIHVGDRILEINGTPIGHVPLDEIDLLIQETSRLLQLTIEHDPHEPLARESALECSPLSDLHSPLRSPARTPCGEASAMRQRAVMRSCSTDKSPASSSMGSPASQRKDISRSESLRVVSRTHRIFRPSDLIHGEVLGKGCFGQAIKVTHRETGEVMVMKELIRFDEETQRTFLKEVKVMRCLEHPNVLKFIGVLYKEKRLNFITEYIKGGTLRGLIKSMDSHYPWSQRVSFAKDIAAGMAYLHSMNIIHRDLNSHNCLVRENKSVVVADFGLARLMVDEKNQPEHLKSLKKPDRKKRYTVVGNPYWMAPEMINGRSYDEKVDIFSFGIVLCEIIGRVSADPDYLPRTTDFGLNVRGFLDRYCPPACPPSFFPIAVCCCDLDPEKRPSFSKLEQWLETLRMHLEIHLPLSSQLDQLERAFWETYRRGESGLPTHPEVPDRAAHPRPL; this is encoded by the exons ATGAGGTTGATGCTGCTCTGCTGCACCTGGAGGGACGAGCCTATGGGAGAGGACGAAG GAACCGACCTGCCTGTATGTGCGAGCTGCGGCCACGGTATCTACGATGGGCAGTACCTCCAGGCCCTGAATGCAGACTGGCACGCCGACTGCTTCAG GTGCTGTGAGTGCGGGGCCTCCCTGTCCCACCAGTACTACGAGAAGGATGGACGCCTGTACTGCAAGAAGGACTACTGGGCCCGCTTCGGGGAGCTGTGCCATGGCTGCTCCGAGCAGATCACCAAGGGGCTGGTCATG GTGGCTGGGGAGCAGAAGTACCACCCTGAATGCTTCAGCTGCCTCAACTGCCACGTGTTCATCGGGGACGGGGACACCTATGCGCTCGTGGAGCGCTCCAAGCTGTACTG TGGGCACTGCTATTACCAGATGGTGGTGACGCCGGTCATCGAGCAGATCCTGCCAGACTCGCCAGGCTCCCGCATCCCGCACACCGTCACACTCGtctccatccctgcctgctccGATGGGAAGCGAGGGTTCTCCGTATCCATCGACCAGCACTGCAGCTCACAGGGCTGTGCCTCTGAGCACTCGCACACTGTCCGTGTCCGAGA AGTCGATCCAGATTGCATCAGCCCTGATATGAAGAACTCCATCCATGTGGGAGACCGTATCCTGGAGATCAACGGCACACCCATCGGGCACGTGCCCCTGGATGAG ATTGACCTGCTGATCCAGGAAACCAGCCGCCTGCTCCAGCTGACCATCGAGCATGACCCCCATGAGCCCCTGGCCCGCGAATCGGCCCTGGAGTGCAGCCCGCTGTCTGACCTGCACAGCCCCCTGCGCTCCCCGGCCCGCACGCCCTGCggggaggccagtgccatgcgCCAACGGGCAGTCAT gaggagctgcagcacagacaAGTCACCCGCCTCCAGCTCCATGGGCTCGCCAGCCTCCCAACGCAAGGACATCAGCCGCTCCGAGTCACTCCGTGTGGTCTCTCGCACACACCGCATCTTCCGTCCCTCAGACTTGATCCATGGCGAAGTGTTGGGGAAAGGCTGCTTTGGCCAAGCCATCAAG GTGACACATCGGGAGACGGGCGAGGTGATGGTGATGAAGGAACTGATCCGCTTTGACGAGGAGACACAGAGGACCTTCCTCAAAGAG GTGAAGGTGATGCGTTGCTTGGAGCACCCCAATGTGCTGAAGTTCATCGGGGTGTTGTACAAGGAGAAGAGGCTCAACTTCATCACAGAGTACATCAAGGGGGGCACCTTGCGGGGCCTGATCAAGAGCATG GACAGCCACTACCCGTGGAGCCAGAGGGTCAGCTTTGCCAAGGACATTGCAGCCGGCATG GCCTACCTCCACTCCATGAATATCATCCACCGCGACCTCAACTCTCACAACTGCCTAGTGCGGGAG AACAAGAGCGTGGTCGTGGCCGATTTTGGGCTGGCACGGCTCATGGTGGATGAGAAGAACCAGCCTGAGCATCTCAAGAGCCTGAAGAAGCCAGACCGGAAGAAGCGCTACACAGTGGTGGGCAACCCTTACTGGATGGCCCCTGAGATGATCAATG GCCGGAGCTACGACGAGAAGGTGGACATCTTCTCTTTCGGCATCGTTCTGTGCGAG aTCATTGGCCGAGTCAGTGCTGACCCCGACTACCTGCCCCGCACCACAGACTTCGGTCTCAATGTGAGGGGGTTCCTGGACCGCTACTGtccccctgcctgtccccccaGCTTCTTCCCCATCGCTGTGTGCTGCTGTGACCTGGACCCTGAGAAGCG GCCATCCTTCAGTAAACTGGAGCAGTGGCTGGAAACCCTGCGCATGCATCTCGAGATCCACCTGCCGCTGAGCTCGCAGCTGGATCAGCTCGAACGAGCCTTCTGGGAGACGTACCGGCGGGGCGAGAGTGGGCTGCCCACGCACCCCGAGGTCCCCGACAGAGCTGCGCACCCGCGCCCCCTCTAA
- the LIMK1 gene encoding LIM domain kinase 1 isoform X2 yields the protein MLASVLKKSHFRSAGAKCCECGASLSHQYYEKDGRLYCKKDYWARFGELCHGCSEQITKGLVMVAGEQKYHPECFSCLNCHVFIGDGDTYALVERSKLYCGHCYYQMVVTPVIEQILPDSPGSRIPHTVTLVSIPACSDGKRGFSVSIDQHCSSQGCASEHSHTVRVREVDPDCISPDMKNSIHVGDRILEINGTPIGHVPLDEIDLLIQETSRLLQLTIEHDPHEPLARESALECSPLSDLHSPLRSPARTPCGEASAMRQRAVMRSCSTDKSPASSSMGSPASQRKDISRSESLRVVSRTHRIFRPSDLIHGEVLGKGCFGQAIKVTHRETGEVMVMKELIRFDEETQRTFLKEVKVMRCLEHPNVLKFIGVLYKEKRLNFITEYIKGGTLRGLIKSMDSHYPWSQRVSFAKDIAAGMAYLHSMNIIHRDLNSHNCLVRENKSVVVADFGLARLMVDEKNQPEHLKSLKKPDRKKRYTVVGNPYWMAPEMINGRSYDEKVDIFSFGIVLCEIIGRVSADPDYLPRTTDFGLNVRGFLDRYCPPACPPSFFPIAVCCCDLDPEKRPSFSKLEQWLETLRMHLEIHLPLSSQLDQLERAFWETYRRGESGLPTHPEVPDRAAHPRPL from the exons ATGCTGGCATCTGTGCTGAAGAAGAGCCATTTCCGAAGCGCTGGAGCCAA GTGCTGTGAGTGCGGGGCCTCCCTGTCCCACCAGTACTACGAGAAGGATGGACGCCTGTACTGCAAGAAGGACTACTGGGCCCGCTTCGGGGAGCTGTGCCATGGCTGCTCCGAGCAGATCACCAAGGGGCTGGTCATG GTGGCTGGGGAGCAGAAGTACCACCCTGAATGCTTCAGCTGCCTCAACTGCCACGTGTTCATCGGGGACGGGGACACCTATGCGCTCGTGGAGCGCTCCAAGCTGTACTG TGGGCACTGCTATTACCAGATGGTGGTGACGCCGGTCATCGAGCAGATCCTGCCAGACTCGCCAGGCTCCCGCATCCCGCACACCGTCACACTCGtctccatccctgcctgctccGATGGGAAGCGAGGGTTCTCCGTATCCATCGACCAGCACTGCAGCTCACAGGGCTGTGCCTCTGAGCACTCGCACACTGTCCGTGTCCGAGA AGTCGATCCAGATTGCATCAGCCCTGATATGAAGAACTCCATCCATGTGGGAGACCGTATCCTGGAGATCAACGGCACACCCATCGGGCACGTGCCCCTGGATGAG ATTGACCTGCTGATCCAGGAAACCAGCCGCCTGCTCCAGCTGACCATCGAGCATGACCCCCATGAGCCCCTGGCCCGCGAATCGGCCCTGGAGTGCAGCCCGCTGTCTGACCTGCACAGCCCCCTGCGCTCCCCGGCCCGCACGCCCTGCggggaggccagtgccatgcgCCAACGGGCAGTCAT gaggagctgcagcacagacaAGTCACCCGCCTCCAGCTCCATGGGCTCGCCAGCCTCCCAACGCAAGGACATCAGCCGCTCCGAGTCACTCCGTGTGGTCTCTCGCACACACCGCATCTTCCGTCCCTCAGACTTGATCCATGGCGAAGTGTTGGGGAAAGGCTGCTTTGGCCAAGCCATCAAG GTGACACATCGGGAGACGGGCGAGGTGATGGTGATGAAGGAACTGATCCGCTTTGACGAGGAGACACAGAGGACCTTCCTCAAAGAG GTGAAGGTGATGCGTTGCTTGGAGCACCCCAATGTGCTGAAGTTCATCGGGGTGTTGTACAAGGAGAAGAGGCTCAACTTCATCACAGAGTACATCAAGGGGGGCACCTTGCGGGGCCTGATCAAGAGCATG GACAGCCACTACCCGTGGAGCCAGAGGGTCAGCTTTGCCAAGGACATTGCAGCCGGCATG GCCTACCTCCACTCCATGAATATCATCCACCGCGACCTCAACTCTCACAACTGCCTAGTGCGGGAG AACAAGAGCGTGGTCGTGGCCGATTTTGGGCTGGCACGGCTCATGGTGGATGAGAAGAACCAGCCTGAGCATCTCAAGAGCCTGAAGAAGCCAGACCGGAAGAAGCGCTACACAGTGGTGGGCAACCCTTACTGGATGGCCCCTGAGATGATCAATG GCCGGAGCTACGACGAGAAGGTGGACATCTTCTCTTTCGGCATCGTTCTGTGCGAG aTCATTGGCCGAGTCAGTGCTGACCCCGACTACCTGCCCCGCACCACAGACTTCGGTCTCAATGTGAGGGGGTTCCTGGACCGCTACTGtccccctgcctgtccccccaGCTTCTTCCCCATCGCTGTGTGCTGCTGTGACCTGGACCCTGAGAAGCG GCCATCCTTCAGTAAACTGGAGCAGTGGCTGGAAACCCTGCGCATGCATCTCGAGATCCACCTGCCGCTGAGCTCGCAGCTGGATCAGCTCGAACGAGCCTTCTGGGAGACGTACCGGCGGGGCGAGAGTGGGCTGCCCACGCACCCCGAGGTCCCCGACAGAGCTGCGCACCCGCGCCCCCTCTAA
- the LIMK1 gene encoding LIM domain kinase 1 isoform X3, with product MGKLRCCECGASLSHQYYEKDGRLYCKKDYWARFGELCHGCSEQITKGLVMVAGEQKYHPECFSCLNCHVFIGDGDTYALVERSKLYCGHCYYQMVVTPVIEQILPDSPGSRIPHTVTLVSIPACSDGKRGFSVSIDQHCSSQGCASEHSHTVRVREVDPDCISPDMKNSIHVGDRILEINGTPIGHVPLDEIDLLIQETSRLLQLTIEHDPHEPLARESALECSPLSDLHSPLRSPARTPCGEASAMRQRAVMRSCSTDKSPASSSMGSPASQRKDISRSESLRVVSRTHRIFRPSDLIHGEVLGKGCFGQAIKVTHRETGEVMVMKELIRFDEETQRTFLKEVKVMRCLEHPNVLKFIGVLYKEKRLNFITEYIKGGTLRGLIKSMDSHYPWSQRVSFAKDIAAGMAYLHSMNIIHRDLNSHNCLVRENKSVVVADFGLARLMVDEKNQPEHLKSLKKPDRKKRYTVVGNPYWMAPEMINGRSYDEKVDIFSFGIVLCEIIGRVSADPDYLPRTTDFGLNVRGFLDRYCPPACPPSFFPIAVCCCDLDPEKRPSFSKLEQWLETLRMHLEIHLPLSSQLDQLERAFWETYRRGESGLPTHPEVPDRAAHPRPL from the exons ATGGGGAAGTTGAG GTGCTGTGAGTGCGGGGCCTCCCTGTCCCACCAGTACTACGAGAAGGATGGACGCCTGTACTGCAAGAAGGACTACTGGGCCCGCTTCGGGGAGCTGTGCCATGGCTGCTCCGAGCAGATCACCAAGGGGCTGGTCATG GTGGCTGGGGAGCAGAAGTACCACCCTGAATGCTTCAGCTGCCTCAACTGCCACGTGTTCATCGGGGACGGGGACACCTATGCGCTCGTGGAGCGCTCCAAGCTGTACTG TGGGCACTGCTATTACCAGATGGTGGTGACGCCGGTCATCGAGCAGATCCTGCCAGACTCGCCAGGCTCCCGCATCCCGCACACCGTCACACTCGtctccatccctgcctgctccGATGGGAAGCGAGGGTTCTCCGTATCCATCGACCAGCACTGCAGCTCACAGGGCTGTGCCTCTGAGCACTCGCACACTGTCCGTGTCCGAGA AGTCGATCCAGATTGCATCAGCCCTGATATGAAGAACTCCATCCATGTGGGAGACCGTATCCTGGAGATCAACGGCACACCCATCGGGCACGTGCCCCTGGATGAG ATTGACCTGCTGATCCAGGAAACCAGCCGCCTGCTCCAGCTGACCATCGAGCATGACCCCCATGAGCCCCTGGCCCGCGAATCGGCCCTGGAGTGCAGCCCGCTGTCTGACCTGCACAGCCCCCTGCGCTCCCCGGCCCGCACGCCCTGCggggaggccagtgccatgcgCCAACGGGCAGTCAT gaggagctgcagcacagacaAGTCACCCGCCTCCAGCTCCATGGGCTCGCCAGCCTCCCAACGCAAGGACATCAGCCGCTCCGAGTCACTCCGTGTGGTCTCTCGCACACACCGCATCTTCCGTCCCTCAGACTTGATCCATGGCGAAGTGTTGGGGAAAGGCTGCTTTGGCCAAGCCATCAAG GTGACACATCGGGAGACGGGCGAGGTGATGGTGATGAAGGAACTGATCCGCTTTGACGAGGAGACACAGAGGACCTTCCTCAAAGAG GTGAAGGTGATGCGTTGCTTGGAGCACCCCAATGTGCTGAAGTTCATCGGGGTGTTGTACAAGGAGAAGAGGCTCAACTTCATCACAGAGTACATCAAGGGGGGCACCTTGCGGGGCCTGATCAAGAGCATG GACAGCCACTACCCGTGGAGCCAGAGGGTCAGCTTTGCCAAGGACATTGCAGCCGGCATG GCCTACCTCCACTCCATGAATATCATCCACCGCGACCTCAACTCTCACAACTGCCTAGTGCGGGAG AACAAGAGCGTGGTCGTGGCCGATTTTGGGCTGGCACGGCTCATGGTGGATGAGAAGAACCAGCCTGAGCATCTCAAGAGCCTGAAGAAGCCAGACCGGAAGAAGCGCTACACAGTGGTGGGCAACCCTTACTGGATGGCCCCTGAGATGATCAATG GCCGGAGCTACGACGAGAAGGTGGACATCTTCTCTTTCGGCATCGTTCTGTGCGAG aTCATTGGCCGAGTCAGTGCTGACCCCGACTACCTGCCCCGCACCACAGACTTCGGTCTCAATGTGAGGGGGTTCCTGGACCGCTACTGtccccctgcctgtccccccaGCTTCTTCCCCATCGCTGTGTGCTGCTGTGACCTGGACCCTGAGAAGCG GCCATCCTTCAGTAAACTGGAGCAGTGGCTGGAAACCCTGCGCATGCATCTCGAGATCCACCTGCCGCTGAGCTCGCAGCTGGATCAGCTCGAACGAGCCTTCTGGGAGACGTACCGGCGGGGCGAGAGTGGGCTGCCCACGCACCCCGAGGTCCCCGACAGAGCTGCGCACCCGCGCCCCCTCTAA
- the LIMK1 gene encoding LIM domain kinase 1 isoform X4, giving the protein MATQVAGEQKYHPECFSCLNCHVFIGDGDTYALVERSKLYCGHCYYQMVVTPVIEQILPDSPGSRIPHTVTLVSIPACSDGKRGFSVSIDQHCSSQGCASEHSHTVRVREVDPDCISPDMKNSIHVGDRILEINGTPIGHVPLDEIDLLIQETSRLLQLTIEHDPHEPLARESALECSPLSDLHSPLRSPARTPCGEASAMRQRAVMRSCSTDKSPASSSMGSPASQRKDISRSESLRVVSRTHRIFRPSDLIHGEVLGKGCFGQAIKVTHRETGEVMVMKELIRFDEETQRTFLKEVKVMRCLEHPNVLKFIGVLYKEKRLNFITEYIKGGTLRGLIKSMDSHYPWSQRVSFAKDIAAGMAYLHSMNIIHRDLNSHNCLVRENKSVVVADFGLARLMVDEKNQPEHLKSLKKPDRKKRYTVVGNPYWMAPEMINGRSYDEKVDIFSFGIVLCEIIGRVSADPDYLPRTTDFGLNVRGFLDRYCPPACPPSFFPIAVCCCDLDPEKRPSFSKLEQWLETLRMHLEIHLPLSSQLDQLERAFWETYRRGESGLPTHPEVPDRAAHPRPL; this is encoded by the exons ATGGCAACGCAG GTGGCTGGGGAGCAGAAGTACCACCCTGAATGCTTCAGCTGCCTCAACTGCCACGTGTTCATCGGGGACGGGGACACCTATGCGCTCGTGGAGCGCTCCAAGCTGTACTG TGGGCACTGCTATTACCAGATGGTGGTGACGCCGGTCATCGAGCAGATCCTGCCAGACTCGCCAGGCTCCCGCATCCCGCACACCGTCACACTCGtctccatccctgcctgctccGATGGGAAGCGAGGGTTCTCCGTATCCATCGACCAGCACTGCAGCTCACAGGGCTGTGCCTCTGAGCACTCGCACACTGTCCGTGTCCGAGA AGTCGATCCAGATTGCATCAGCCCTGATATGAAGAACTCCATCCATGTGGGAGACCGTATCCTGGAGATCAACGGCACACCCATCGGGCACGTGCCCCTGGATGAG ATTGACCTGCTGATCCAGGAAACCAGCCGCCTGCTCCAGCTGACCATCGAGCATGACCCCCATGAGCCCCTGGCCCGCGAATCGGCCCTGGAGTGCAGCCCGCTGTCTGACCTGCACAGCCCCCTGCGCTCCCCGGCCCGCACGCCCTGCggggaggccagtgccatgcgCCAACGGGCAGTCAT gaggagctgcagcacagacaAGTCACCCGCCTCCAGCTCCATGGGCTCGCCAGCCTCCCAACGCAAGGACATCAGCCGCTCCGAGTCACTCCGTGTGGTCTCTCGCACACACCGCATCTTCCGTCCCTCAGACTTGATCCATGGCGAAGTGTTGGGGAAAGGCTGCTTTGGCCAAGCCATCAAG GTGACACATCGGGAGACGGGCGAGGTGATGGTGATGAAGGAACTGATCCGCTTTGACGAGGAGACACAGAGGACCTTCCTCAAAGAG GTGAAGGTGATGCGTTGCTTGGAGCACCCCAATGTGCTGAAGTTCATCGGGGTGTTGTACAAGGAGAAGAGGCTCAACTTCATCACAGAGTACATCAAGGGGGGCACCTTGCGGGGCCTGATCAAGAGCATG GACAGCCACTACCCGTGGAGCCAGAGGGTCAGCTTTGCCAAGGACATTGCAGCCGGCATG GCCTACCTCCACTCCATGAATATCATCCACCGCGACCTCAACTCTCACAACTGCCTAGTGCGGGAG AACAAGAGCGTGGTCGTGGCCGATTTTGGGCTGGCACGGCTCATGGTGGATGAGAAGAACCAGCCTGAGCATCTCAAGAGCCTGAAGAAGCCAGACCGGAAGAAGCGCTACACAGTGGTGGGCAACCCTTACTGGATGGCCCCTGAGATGATCAATG GCCGGAGCTACGACGAGAAGGTGGACATCTTCTCTTTCGGCATCGTTCTGTGCGAG aTCATTGGCCGAGTCAGTGCTGACCCCGACTACCTGCCCCGCACCACAGACTTCGGTCTCAATGTGAGGGGGTTCCTGGACCGCTACTGtccccctgcctgtccccccaGCTTCTTCCCCATCGCTGTGTGCTGCTGTGACCTGGACCCTGAGAAGCG GCCATCCTTCAGTAAACTGGAGCAGTGGCTGGAAACCCTGCGCATGCATCTCGAGATCCACCTGCCGCTGAGCTCGCAGCTGGATCAGCTCGAACGAGCCTTCTGGGAGACGTACCGGCGGGGCGAGAGTGGGCTGCCCACGCACCCCGAGGTCCCCGACAGAGCTGCGCACCCGCGCCCCCTCTAA